The following are encoded in a window of Candidatus Latescibacterota bacterium genomic DNA:
- a CDS encoding O-antigen ligase family protein, which produces MNDQYCHVFEPDKRRQRIVCAFLFIVAVAAAAMLHRFDPRISFLLPAALILSLLLKNQSYMVFILVVFAFMRLDAWISSVFSLPFGKIMFLLSLSALASSFLFARSRPNRPTFPLLAWFIFILFSFAIGGIEASGEGVFLWISDTAYAATFFLVIYFLVNSRERLEKIIYLIAFIGVVTTAINIAEFIDPAGLGLSHSSGRAAGLLKNANTSAFIVNLSMVASIYSLRVVQRGWKVPLTVLLQVILFFGVFTTFSREGLLLYVLIFISQFFLIRQRSRKMLVAVLACTILVFGLIRVVAYIRDGADSDVRYSYRKISTLVNGDIDDNDRYDLLTYHLSRFAAKPLTGHGLYSALSYSIPRQGLSINEVPNGPHNTFVMILSETGIVPLVLYLVFLAALGWNIVFNGGVPGNNRDRAMRQCLLMLFISFLIHHGFSHMMLLSRYPMVLIALFALPAEVFSSGDRLVEEKMS; this is translated from the coding sequence ATGAACGATCAGTATTGCCATGTTTTCGAACCGGATAAAAGGCGGCAGAGGATAGTTTGCGCCTTCTTGTTCATTGTGGCGGTAGCAGCTGCCGCTATGCTTCATCGGTTCGATCCGAGGATCTCGTTTCTGCTGCCGGCAGCGCTGATCCTCTCACTGCTATTAAAAAATCAATCATACATGGTGTTTATTCTTGTGGTATTCGCCTTCATGCGACTCGACGCGTGGATATCTTCGGTATTTTCCCTTCCATTCGGCAAGATCATGTTCCTGCTGTCCCTGTCGGCGCTTGCCTCGTCATTTCTGTTTGCGCGATCAAGACCGAACAGGCCGACATTTCCCCTGCTGGCCTGGTTCATTTTCATCTTATTCAGTTTTGCCATAGGGGGCATAGAGGCTTCGGGCGAGGGAGTGTTTCTCTGGATCTCCGATACGGCCTATGCGGCGACCTTCTTTCTTGTCATCTACTTTCTGGTCAATTCACGTGAGCGCCTGGAGAAGATCATATACCTTATAGCTTTTATAGGAGTAGTCACCACTGCGATAAATATTGCCGAATTCATTGATCCGGCCGGGCTTGGACTTTCGCATTCTTCAGGAAGGGCGGCTGGGTTGTTGAAGAACGCGAACACTTCCGCCTTTATCGTCAATCTATCGATGGTAGCGTCGATCTATAGCCTGCGGGTCGTCCAGCGGGGATGGAAAGTACCACTTACCGTTCTTCTTCAGGTGATCCTGTTTTTTGGAGTATTTACGACCTTCTCCAGGGAAGGACTTCTGCTGTATGTGCTGATCTTTATTTCACAGTTCTTTCTCATCCGGCAGAGAAGCCGGAAGATGCTGGTCGCGGTCCTTGCCTGCACGATCCTTGTCTTCGGCCTGATACGGGTAGTGGCGTACATCAGGGATGGCGCCGACAGCGATGTGCGGTACTCGTACCGGAAGATCTCGACTCTGGTGAATGGAGACATAGACGATAACGACAGATACGATCTGCTGACATACCATCTGAGCAGGTTTGCAGCGAAGCCACTTACCGGGCATGGTCTTTACAGCGCTCTCTCTTACTCGATACCGCGGCAGGGCCTGTCGATCAACGAAGTGCCCAACGGGCCCCACAACACCTTTGTCATGATCCTTTCGGAGACGGGGATAGTCCCGTTGGTCCTGTATCTTGTTTTTCTTGCAGCTCTCGGGTGGAATATTGTCTTCAACGGAGGAGTTCCAGGAAATAACAGAGACCGGGCCATGCGGCAATGCCTGCTTATGTTGTTCATCTCGTTCCTGATACATCACGGATTTTCACACATGATGCTTCTTTCGAGGTATCCGATGGTGCTGATCGCGCTGTTCGCGCTGCCGGCAGAAGTTTTTTCATCCGGGGACCGTCTGGTCGAAGAGAAGATGTCCTGA